Part of the Triplophysa dalaica isolate WHDGS20190420 chromosome 23, ASM1584641v1, whole genome shotgun sequence genome is shown below.
GGTGATGACCTACAGTGACCTTACAAACTACAGTCCAGAGACGCGGGCTGCTGTGGAAGAGGAAGTCAGGTTACTGTTGCAGGTGTGTGTTACGCTCCACTTGTAGTGTTGCAGTAATATTGACAAATATTGTGACAATAAGGTTTCCTGTTTTCTCTGTCAGGATGCATATGAAAGAGCAACAAAGCTACTTAAGATCTACAGCAAAGAACACAAGCTGCTGGCTGATGCTCTCCTGACGTATGAGACTCTAGATGCTAAAGAAATCCAGATGATCCTTGAGGGAAAAACACTCAGATGATGAAATCTTGGAAACATTAAAGGACACTGTCATACTTGTTTGTAAAGTCATCTTAGAAGATTAAAgtgaatttttaataaaatattgtcaTTTAACCTTTAGCCAACTTATTGGCGTAAAggattttcatcatttacattaatTTGATATGGTAGATTGAAGCTAACAGTATTCATATCTGAGCAGTGATTTCCTCTAAGGTGGTAAACGCTCAAACATTTGACACTTAATTATAAAATCGCACTTTATGATTTTCAAAAAGGTTCACCTGTTcaccctttttttatttattgggaTACACTTGTTCATGGAATAAAGCAATTTAACACATAAAAGTGGTacatttttaaaccaaacacCAAAGCACAGAACATTCAGTGCAACTTTACACACAAGCATTTTGAACGTGACCGCAGAATGCAAGTTTACTTTTTCAGATCTACAGATATAGAAAAATTATCTTTATGTAAGAAAATGAGCCATAGGCTATACACAGAACTGTATGTTTTTCCTAAGTTATTTATTTGGAAATCCTTTAAAAATTGTAGCTGAGATATATACACACactatatatgtgtgtgtttgtttgttacttTTCAAATTTTGTTCCACCCAATCAAAATTGAATTGGAATaaactacaaataaataatcCTTATTCAAAAATCACTTGTGCTTTATTGCTGGATGTAAGATATCTAACGCAGACACTGAAATGTATGTGGTATAATTAAGCGTGTCCCTTTTTAAAGACTCTAAAGATGTGCTTCGGTCTAAAAATCGTGGGTATCAGGAACACAAAGTAAACTGAGATAACCATCACTTATCCTGTTTCTAATTGATGGTCTGAACACACTCCGATTCAGGGTGCTCACTCTTTTACTATACGCCTTCAGGGATGCCAATTGAAGTCAATCATGAATTTAGCTCTGAGACAAAGCTTTGTTGTATCCAGGGAAGGAAATTGCAGTCAGTGTTTGTGCATCTCTACTCAAGCCCTCAATTACAGACTTTTGTTTCAAACCACTTCAATTACTGGTTACTCTCAGAGGAAGAACTGCATCTAAAGaccttttgttttaaagaaattgttCTCATTGGTTTTCAGCCATGAAAGGCTTTAAAAACACCTTTGGAGAACTTTGGAGAACTCAGAATAGACCCAACCATGAGCAGACCAGAGCTCACAGATGCTTTACTGGATCTCATCTGTTGTTCTAACTTTTTGTGAAGAGtttctttaaaattattattgaaAGAAATTGATAAAATGGATGAAGACATTGCAGTCATTGGCATTGGATGTAATTTCCCAGGAGGtatagtataatttttttttaattcgtacatatttttataaatatgatgtgTACGTGTACAAGACTTTTTTGCCTTCACAGGTGAAAGTGTTGACAATTTCTGGAAAGTTCTTGTGGAGGGAAGGAACTGCGTCGTGGATATCCCAGATACGAGATTTAAAAAGTCTGATTGGTTTCATCCTGATGAGAGCAAAccaggaaaaacacaaacaaccaaAGCTGCTCTCATCGAAGGGTAAGAATCAGTTCATCacaaagcatttgagaaatataatgtttgtcattcttaaataaaataaccattAACGAATgagtttgcatactgttttacAGATTTAATGAATTTGATCACAAGTTCTTTGGCATCAATGAGGATGAAGCGAATTACATGGACCCTCAGCAAAAACTGTTGCTGCAGTGTGCGTACCGAGCTTTAGAGGATGCTGGGATGCCCTTGGAAAAAGTGAGCGGAACCAGAACAGGAGTTTACATTGGTAATataaacaaaccaacaaatGTCATTGCAAAATCTGCTGCTTTTTCCATATTGAAacaatgtgttgtgtttgttttcaggaCTTATGAACAGGGATTATGAGACGCTTTTGAACAACAGTCCTAGCACTATAACCCACTACAATGGCACAGGAACAGCCATGAGTATTGCTGCCAACAGAATCTCTTACACTTTCAACCTGACCGGACCCTCTTTTGCCATTGACAGTGCATGTTCTTCATCCCTAGTGGCTCTTCATTCGGCATGTCAAGGCATCAGACAAGGTAACACGGAATATAATGTCCCCTAAAGTATTGACATATAAACATGTTATAATTTCACAGTGGTTCGAGACCTCAGCAGCTGTGTAATACTATATATTAAAGTGGTAGCCATCTTGTTCCTCATCTCCAGGAGACTGTGAGATGGCTTTGTGTGGAGGAGTGAGCTGTATCCTTGAGCCTCGAGTCTTTGTGGCCCTCAGCAAAGCAAAGATGATCTCACCTGATGGCACGAGCAAACCATTTTGCCGCACAGCAGACGGCTATGGCAGAGGGGAGGGATGTGGTAtagtccttctaaaacctttgAAAAAGGTAGATAttgacattttctgtaatttccaTTCTATTCATTTTAGTTATATCTCTAAATGTGTGCTGTCAGTTTTTCTTAAAACTAAGGTGGTACAAAATGTGTTTGCTTTCAGGCACTTGAGGATTTCGATCACATCTGGGGCATTGTCACCAAGACTGCAGTTAACCAAGATGGCCACACTGTTACACCAATCACAAAACCCTCGATGAGCCAGCAGGAGGCTCTACTGAGCATGATCTACTCCTCTGAGAATTACCTTGCAAATGTCCAATACATAGAAGCTCATGGAACCGGGACCCCAGTAGGGGATCCAGTTGAGGCCACGAGTATCTCAAACATCATTGCCAAAGCAAGACCTTCAAGCTCAGGGCCTGTTTGTATTGGCTCCGTCAAGAGTAACATTGGGCATACAGAATCTGCAGCTGGTGTGGCAGGACTCATAAAGATTCTGTTGATGATGAAGCATGAAACCATCGTCCCCTCTGTATTCTACTCACCTGATTATTCCAGCATTGACACTAATGCTCTCAACCTTAAAATCCCCACCAGATCGGAGAAATGGCCTTATTATGGCTCCAGGATAAGGATGGCTGGATTAAATAGTTTTGGGTTTGGTGGCACCAATGCTCACGCAATTATCCAAGAGTATGTGACTTCGACAGTCTCTGACATCCACACTTTTCAGCCTCTAAAACTGTTTCCGTTGTCTGCAGCTACAGAAAAATCTCTTCAAATGTGCATAGATGACACCTTCCAGAGGATTTCAGTTGATGACACAGTGGATCTACAAGCTCTCGGTTATACAACTGCTTGCAGAAGAAGCCACAAGAGACACAAATTTAGGAAGGTTTTTGCTGCAACGTCGCTGTCAGAGTTAAAATCTTTACTTGGATCCATCAGGAACAAGAAGTTAGCGCAAACAAAGCAAGACCTGAAGTTAGCATTTGTATTTTGTGGGAATGGTGTAACCTACAGAGGAATGTGTACGCAGCTACTGAAAGAGGAACCTATCTTTAGGGAAAAAGTCAAAGAAGTGGAAAACCATTTTAACAAGTTCCGATGCACTAGTATTTTGCAAAAAATCGCAAAAAACTATGACAACGAAGATTTCTCAAAACCAGATGTTGTTCAGCCGCTTCTTTTTGCAATCCAGGTTGCCACTGTTCACCTTTTTAAGCACTGGGGCATCAAACCAGAtgttgttgttggacactctgTGGGAGAGGTTGCCGCAGCCCATTGCTCTGGTCTGCTTTCTCTTCAGGATGCAGTGAAGGTCATCTACTATCGCAGCGCTCTGCAGAGCAAAGTGACAGGTGGAAAGATGCTTGTCGTTGGTAACCTAGCCACCACAGATGTTGTGAAAATCCTGCCTGCGTATACAGGGAAGATTTGTCTTGCGGCTGTGAACAGTCCTATGTCGTGTGTTCTGTCTGGTGACAAAGAAGCTATCGACCACATGCACCAAAAGATTCAGTTTTCATTCAAGAGCAAGAACTTATTCCTTCATGTCTTAGATGTTCCTGCTGCCTACCATAGTCATATGATGGATCCTATACTTGGCCAGATCAAAGACAGTATTGGATATTTGACCCCAAATAAAATGGAGTGTGAATTGGTTTCCACAGTAACAGGAGAGATGTGTCATCAAGAGGACTTTGTAACAGGTGAATACTGGGCGAGAAACATCCGAAAGCCAGTTGTATTTGAAGAAGCGATCAAATCAGTTTCCAAAAACGAGACCAACACAGTCTTTGTAGAAATCGGTCCAAGACGGGCTCTCCAGAGGAACATTATAGAGATCCTGGGTAATGACACTACAGTTCTCCCTTCGGTGCAGCCAGATAAAGATCACGAGACAATGCTCTATGCTGTATCAAAACTGTTTGAGCTGGGAAGCGATGTGGACTGGAACCAGTTATACAAAGGGTTTGAAACACATCCCATTAATTTCCCAAGATACCAATTTGAGTGTCAAAAGAATGAGGTGTATTTTGAGGACGTAAGAAGGGGTAGTGAGACAATCTCACACTGTCCACATCCACTGATAAGACCAAGCAAACATGACAGCAAAGTGGTCAAGTGCAACCTGTCAGCAGGTACCACCTTCTACCTTTGGGAACACAAAAGCAATGGTATAGTAATCGCCCCAGGTGCTTTATATGTTGAATTGGCTTTTGCATCTGTAATGGAAACTGCTTTCCCAAAAGTGCCTTTGTCCTCAATACAGCTCTCCATCAATTTTCAAAGTTTGTTCGTTCTAACCAAGAACTGTCCTCCTCTTACCTTAATGCTTGAGACAGCCACAGACAAAACCTCATTTCAGATACAGTCCAGAAACACTGTGCATGCATCAGGTAATATTATCCACGCAGGGGGACCAGCCATCATAGAACAGCGAACCATTGACCTTAACACAGTGTTAAAGAGATGCCCATCGGTAATTAAAAGCAGTGATGTATACAACACTCTCAATGAAGTAGGATTCGAGTATGGACCTACATTCAGACAGCTTGGTGATGTTCATTATGGGCAAGAATTCAAGGAGGCAGTTACCTGCATTAGAATTCCAGAGGATTTACTCAACCATCTCTATGAGTACTGCTTGCATCCAGTGGTCTTGGATTGCTTTTTGCAAATGTCCTCAGTTTTACCATCAGCCTCAAGCACTAGCAGACCTGGATTTCCTTCTGCAATTGGTAGTATGGTTATATCTGCACCTCCACATAaagatatgtttatttatatgagACAGACCAAAGACATGTCAGACTACTTTGAGGTTTGCGGTTGTTTCACTGACAAAGATGGACACGTGTTGATCGAGCTAAAAGAGGTCAGAATTAATTTTCTGGAAAAGCATGCACATATCAGCAAATCGTGTTTCTATCATAACCAAAGGATCGCGATTGACACCGAGGGTGGTTATTCCACTAAAATCAAAGCTTTGGTTTTTGAGGACACTTTGGGGATAGCCAAAGGATTGAGGTCATGCTTGCACCCAAAATCAGTATTTGTCCCCCCACCTGATTTAACAGAAACCTCAGGCTTAGAAGTACCCAACGTGCAGTCTCTTTTAAGTACAGCAGACCCTGATCTTAATGAGATCCTATTTCTTTGGGGCATTCAGAGTCAGAACTTCAAGACACAGGCCATTCTAGAGAACTTGTCAGATAACTGTGAGCTTTACCGTCAGGTTGTTTTGTCTTTGAGAAGGTTCAGACATGCTTGCTCCATCCGTGTCATAACATACAGATGTGCAGAAGGGACAGTTGATGATATAAATCCAGGCTTTGTGTTTTCAGGCATGACAAGAGCTTGTGCTACTGAGCTTTCAGACATTTCTTTCCAGTTAATTGATCTGTCATCAGCATCAAGAGAAGACATAGCAGCGTTAGCTCATGTACTTAATTCAAACAAAAGCTATGAGTGCCCAGAGGTCTTCATTAACAAAGGGAAGGTTTACACCAGTATGATAACACAAACTCCCATCTCCAAAGTTCAGAGAGCAGAGGCCGAATCAAAACCTTTACGGTTACAGGAGTTTACTTTGCAAACCGCCGAACCTTACAAAGTAACAGGCTTGTCCGCTTTGCCTTTAGACAGTTCAGTTGGACCTATTGAGAGAAGGTGCATTGAGGTTCGGCTCCACAAAATATGTGTGCATTCATCTGACTATTTTCCAGTTAGTTCCTCAGAACTAAGCTTTGGTAGGACAATGTACTGGAACAAGCACACACGTCATAACCAAAGTCTACTGGCACTTGATTTCAGCGGAAGGGTTACTGCTGTCGGAAAGGACGTCAGCAAACTTAAAGTTGGAGATCATGTCGTCTGTTGTTACCCCGCTAAAGCTTCTTCCAAAGTTGTCCTTCCAGAAGCTGTTTGTTTTAAGGTAAAAAGGCTACCTTTTCTTAAAGATGTTCCATGTGTCTCATACTTCATCTTGATCTGGGAGATCATGCACTGTTCAATACCGAAGATCAAGCAACCGAAAAGGTTGTGCATCTTGTCCACTGTTAATGACTCGGCTCTGGTCAAGATATTGAAACTCATAGCAAATAAATCAGGCTGGATTGTTGAGGCTGAATTAGCCCAAAATGCAAAGAAGTGTAATCTTTTGGTCATTCTCCCCCCATACGATCACTCACAATTGACAGAGATCTCCAGAGTTTCCAATTTAGATAGCATTGTAGTAGTTTGTGACCATAGGCAGCCATGGTGCTCTTCATTGGATGTAATTCAGAACAGCGAGACAACTTGCATACAGACTCTTGAGATGTCTAAAATCTTCCAGAAGTCACGTCTTAAGGCACATGGAGCTCTTATACAGAAATGGTTAAAGGGAATGCATTTGCATAAGGTATGGCCATCAATACAAAACAGCACTTTTCAGAGAGTATCCTCTGAAAATATGTCTACACAGCATTCTGAGTCCTACTTTAATGCAAAAACTCTGAACTTGCTAACTTTAGGTGGTGATGATTATACAAGCAATATGTCAGTCATCCCTTTGCTTCCAAGAATCAAGCAGATGTTTTCAAAAGGAGGCGTGTATGTAGTTTCAGGTGGTCTCTCTGGTTTGGGTTTTGAAACGGTTAAGTTTATTGCCCATAGGGGTGGAGGATCTATAGTCACACTCTCACGAAGCACACCGTCTGAAAAGATACGTGAGGACATAAGTGCTCTCCAGCGAAGATACGGGGTAAGAATTCTCAATCTTCAATGTGATGTTTCTCTATCAGACCAGGTTACAAAAGCCATCGCAGTGATTGGACAACATTTCTCCTCTTGTCCAATCAGAGGGGTGTTTCACAGCGCTGCTGTGCTTCATGATGGGTTACTAGAAACACTTGATAGGTCTCTTTTTCACAAAGTCCTGCAACCCAAAGTCTGTGGTGCAATCAACCTTCACCACGCAACTCTACACAGCTCAACACTCGATTATTTTGTGTGCTATTCCTCAATCTCCTCCTTCATTGGAAATGCTGCGCAAGCTAATTACGCTGCTGCTAATTCTTTCCTTGACACTTTTTGTCACTACCGACGTAACGTCGGACTTGCAGGACAGTCCATAAATTGGGGTCCCCTTAGACTGGGGCTGCTTGAGAACAAAGACCATTTTCAACAATTCCTGGAAACAAAAGGACTGATAACCATGAGTGTTTCAGAGATCCATGAAGCACTCGAACAATGCCTGATAGCCAACAACATCCAGCAGGTGATCTGCAAGTTCAATTTCAGGAACCTGAAGAACCACGTCCTTTCCCAGAATGCATCTCTAAAGTTTCGTCTGTCAGCTTTAGTTGAGGAAGGACTGAAAAGTGAGATTTTTGAGAGTTTCGGGGTAGATGTTTGCTCATCTGTGGTTGACTCTGTTCGAAGAATTCTGACTGAAATCTGTGGCGTTGATGCTGATGATATTGGTGATGAAACTGCCCTTGTGACACTAGGAATGGACTCAATGTTAGCCATGACGGTGCAAAATCGTTTGTTTCAGGAGACAGGAATGAATATTCCTCTTGTTGCTATACTTGATCCAAACTGTACACTGTCCTCACTGACTGGACTCATAAAACAGAGGAATGTTGAAGATAGTGATGTAGATGTGCTGCTGTAATATTTTATGACTTAAAGCGGCattgcaacggtgtttcatgcattctgactactttacaatgttaaacgtgctgtcttatCATGCTTAatatggtcaacttgtcaaaaaacgagtcaggcttattacgtagtatttctgagCATATGTTcccgaagttcaggtgtttgtttgttcgctGCTTTTGGGTGCTGAATATtttataaactgtggatataatgctggatttggagatataactgatatatggagccggacgtgcggtgagtgaaactgatgcctgtgttttgttgacatggGTGCACACGTGCTTTGGTTGAGCCTAACCCTCCCCCtgcacgcgccgtatgttttcggaaacgaTCGTAAatctgtatctatcttttatgaatgtgatcaaacttaatactctttgaagatacgaagtatgcaatactactctaaaGGTACTTAAGTTTAATATAAGATTGGCATAAACCCCATGAGTTAGGGcagctttaatttaaatttgCAGTGTATTGTACTGAACAGCGCCCAAATGagaatttgtcaaaaaaatgaatgtgatatGCAAATTTATTTTTGAGCACACTTGTTTTGTGTTAAGAAAAATCTCTTATGAAAATGCAGTGTTGTTTAATTGTTGCAAGTTTAATTGGTACATATATAATCACATGAATGTGCTTGATTTTTGCTTGAcgtaaaatgtctaaaaataaaatataattttcaaacATCCATTTTGATGAATTTATGCTTTTTTGCCGTGCACTCAATTTAGTCTCTTACAGTATCTACACAATTATTAAATTTGCTTAATTTCTCTTCTCATACTATGTATATTACGTGTAATATATCTTTGacagtttctgtttttttcacaaCCAAAGAATCCATGATAGCAATATTAATTTGACATCTATTTAAAAGAGTATAAAAAGGGATGCAGATGGAGTTTGTAACCGTTGTGGCGTTTACAGCAAAAAGGTTAAATGGGTGCAATAATGACTTAAAACATCTAACATTAAACGTTTAATGTGACAATCCTTATTTGCAACAAGACAATGATTTTccagcatttataaatgtaaaactgaCCACACAAAATTGgtttaaagaatttaaaatttagTTCTGCTAATCCTTACTCAGACATTCCTCTTTTCATGAGCTGTGTGAGGAAATGTGAAATTCAGAGGGAAAACGGGAAGTATATCTCTTTAAATACGGTAAACCTCATCAAATGAGGACATAATGTTTGTGGTTAATTGAAAAATGACCAAGCTAATAAAACCAACAGTTgagattaaagtttgtttagtATTAAGCATCTAGACACAGTGAAcaatctataaaaatactggaaaactgacaacattttataattacTTCATATGCAATTAGctttaataattaaacaatattcAAGAAAAACTatcattatacattttaaacaaaactaaagcaTATTCACATGTTcggcaaaataaaacatttaaatattttagataACTCTCCTAAGATTTGTACATTGTTTACATCagtgataaaaatgtattggttCACACAATCCCGTAACTCAAAGCACATAATCCATGAGCAAAAGCTTTTAAAAGCTTCATTTGCCAGAATTGAGCATATTTTAAGGAGTATTTAAAGCACATAACTGCTGCCAAAATGGAACAAGTGTACAGTGtataaacaatacattgtataaTATGGATAtaacattgctttattttttaccaATAGATGGTGACTTAGATTTACATCAATTACtaaaagggaaagttcacccgaaaattctttcatcatttattcaccctcatgtaatttatgtaaatgcctcttatgtaaaacaaaaaatatattttaagaaataagacattttttgaGACTTTATAGATTTAAGTCAATGGGGTTAAATGTCTTTTGGTCTTTTTTTTGGTCTTTCtacttctgcagaagaaagaaagtcatataggtttgaaatgacataagtgtaaatgataaaagaactCAAATGTTTgagtgaactatgcctttaaaacaaaaagtcaATTCAAACATATTTGATAGAAAATCAAGGGTAAACATTTCACAAAGTGTCCACAATTGAACAATTCTAAGTGGGAACATGTGTATCTTGAATGTGGTTCCTATTtccaaaaacacaattctgaTCTTCAGAGCCTTGTTTGGAGTGACCGTTCACTTGAAACCTTTTATCATCGGAGGCCGTATACATGTGAACGTCATAAGTCTGCATGTCCACTCTGAACATCGGGACAGTGCTCGCCATGCACATCCGATCATCTTGAACGTGACCATTATTGCCGGTTATCATCCAAACGGCAGAGCAGGGTTGAGTTTGACAAACCTGATGGTCGCTGGGTTGAAAAGTGTGATTGTCATGAATGTTTAGCTCTTTAATCTCACCATCTTTAGTTTTTGGATGAATATTATTGGTATGGCTGTTCTTCATGACCTCTTCctctgctttatttttattgttgattttaGCCGGTGTGCCGCTACACATGTCAAAGAAGGTCAGGAAAACTGGGATGAAGGTCAAACCGTGGATGAGTCCAAAGGAGATCACCAGGAACatgattttaaagaatgttctgAAGATGTAATTCTTTGATGCAGACAACACAACCACCCCAAGAATAGTCGACACTGCCCCTTGCAAAATAGGGTAACCTAAATGAAAAAGGGCTTCTACTGCTTTTTCATTCGCGCTGGGCTTCTTATTGGAGACAAAGGCGTATGATATGTGAGCAGAGAAATCCACAGAAAAACCAATGCAGACGACAAGAATGATCATAGAGATGGTGTCTAAATGAACATCCCACAATGCCATGAACCCAGTGACCCCAACGATGACAGATGCGATTGAAAAAGTCACCCAAAGGGAGCACAGGGGGTTTGGGATGAGCAGGAGAGAGATGATCAACATCACGGCTGTTGTAACGCCAATGTTCTGAATCGTGTTGCTGACTATAACTGCATACTGGTCATGGTAGATGAATGCTGGGTGGTACACTAGTAAGGGAACCGGACACTTCTGTGCTGTCTCTCTTAGCTTGTTCAACATGTTCATCTCATCCAAGGCTGTGGAGATGTTTACCGTCTGTATGAAGAACCGAGAGGCATGGATGGAGTTGTTGGTGAAATTGACATCCTGTTTGAAGTCTGAAAAAAATCGGAGAAATGTTCCTAAATTGTCTTTGAAAACGTTCTCCGCACTCAGATCGAGTTTGGTGTGATGGCCATAGTACTTGTACGATTTAATCCAAGATGTAAATATATCCTTTTCGATAAAAGACAAATTCTTAAAATCTTCAATGCAAGTTTCCAGATCTGACATGTACTTTTCATCCCAATATGGAAATTCTCGTCGAATGACGACCATGATATTGGGGCCGTATTCGGAGAAATACGCTTTCTCGTCATCGTAGTACCTCACTACGTAAGAATCGTCGGCCGCCAAATTACGAAGATCAATCCCCTCCTGAATCTGAAAGCAGCCGTAAATGCTAACAATCAAGTAGATGCAGTACAACAGAATCACAAAGACCTTAGTCCACGATTTAGTCAGGAAAGGGCCGTAGTACTTTTTGAAGAAGTGATTCATGGGTTGCACCTCCTCTGTGCCGGTATGTGGGTCGTAAGCTCCGCCCACGCAACACAGCTCGTACAATTTCGACTTACCCACGGGACACTCCTTCAGTACTTTCGTGCAAGTCAGCCAGTGCTTGTTTCTGTTCTCGCGCCTCCCGTTGAGAACGAGAAACGCACCAAAGAACGTGATGCTGTAGATGTAGCAGAAAAGGATGGAGGTGCTGGTGTACAAGCAGAAGGAGCGAACCGAACGGAAGGGCGTCATGAGGCCGATGTAGAAGGCGAGGACATCTGTGAGCGTGGTGATGGTGATCGAGATGGCCGCCTCTTTGTATGTGTTCGCCAGGCGGGTCTCCACTCGATCGTGCACGTTCGTCTGCTGCCAACAGGAGATGAGGATGAACATGTCGTCCACTCCGATACCTGTGTTAAAACACATTGGTTTTACCTCTGTGAACCtaattaattgtattatgtGCACTAGAATGTGGTTGTATTGATGTTACCCAATATCAAGAAAGGTGAATTAGCTACTGTCATGACAAATGGGACTCCAATGTGTAACATTATCCCAAAAGAGGAAAGAACAGCTAGTCCGGCAGAGAAAACTCCAAACGTTGCCACCCATACTTTGTTCCTGACACAATCAaacctgcaaaaaaaaacttttttctttatgataaaggtttgaaatacaCAGTAGAAACATATATAGAAATAAGAAAATTTAAATAACACCATTCAAATGTTTAGGGTCACTtgactaaaatgtttattatgatCTTGAAAATCGTTTCATCTCAAAAATTTTGAAAGTATTTCACACATAATACTAAATGAGTATATGGTTATACCAACATGTTAATTGCTTTCACTAGAAAACTATCATATTATTCAAAGATCTATACAATTTTGTCTAAGAAAGATAGATGAATAGCAATAGCAGAACAGATTTTATCTTCTTCAATACTTTATAAAAAGCATTTCAGGTTGTGAGTATGAGTTTAAGAAGACGCTCGATAAAATGGCAAGTCAAATGAATTCTAGGCGAAGGTTGACTATACTGaatatgcaaaatatatcatcgtttttatgtattttaattcagtcacacaaacatttgagttatttttgctagtattataaaatgtaaaaaagaccTTCATACCTTAAACAAGAGAGAATGGAGAATGCAATGGCAATGACATATGTGATAGAGAAGAGTGGAATAACATCCTTTGTGTTTGCTTCAAATTCCACCTGCCTTGACAAAGATGTGGAGTGGGTCACCTGAGTAAAACGCAATAACATCTCACCATCTGTGATTTACATCATGAAATTGAACAGTGACACCTTATTaaaaatcactttct
Proteins encoded:
- the pks1 gene encoding uncharacterized protein pks1, whose product is MDEDIAVIGIGCNFPGGESVDNFWKVLVEGRNCVVDIPDTRFKKSDWFHPDESKPGKTQTTKAALIEGFNEFDHKFFGINEDEANYMDPQQKLLLQCAYRALEDAGMPLEKVSGTRTGVYIGLMNRDYETLLNNSPSTITHYNGTGTAMSIAANRISYTFNLTGPSFAIDSACSSSLVALHSACQGIRQGDCEMALCGGVSCILEPRVFVALSKAKMISPDGTSKPFCRTADGYGRGEGCGIVLLKPLKKALEDFDHIWGIVTKTAVNQDGHTVTPITKPSMSQQEALLSMIYSSENYLANVQYIEAHGTGTPVGDPVEATSISNIIAKARPSSSGPVCIGSVKSNIGHTESAAGVAGLIKILLMMKHETIVPSVFYSPDYSSIDTNALNLKIPTRSEKWPYYGSRIRMAGLNSFGFGGTNAHAIIQEYVTSTVSDIHTFQPLKLFPLSAATEKSLQMCIDDTFQRISVDDTVDLQALGYTTACRRSHKRHKFRKVFAATSLSELKSLLGSIRNKKLAQTKQDLKLAFVFCGNGVTYRGMCTQLLKEEPIFREKVKEVENHFNKFRCTSILQKIAKNYDNEDFSKPDVVQPLLFAIQVATVHLFKHWGIKPDVVVGHSVGEVAAAHCSGLLSLQDAVKVIYYRSALQSKVTGGKMLVVGNLATTDVVKILPAYTGKICLAAVNSPMSCVLSGDKEAIDHMHQKIQFSFKSKNLFLHVLDVPAAYHSHMMDPILGQIKDSIGYLTPNKMECELVSTVTGEMCHQEDFVTGEYWARNIRKPVVFEEAIKSVSKNETNTVFVEIGPRRALQRNIIEILGNDTTVLPSVQPDKDHETMLYAVSKLFELGSDVDWNQLYKGFETHPINFPRYQFECQKNEVYFEDVRRGSETISHCPHPLIRPSKHDSKVVKCNLSAGTTFYLWEHKSNGIVIAPGALYVELAFASVMETAFPKVPLSSIQLSINFQSLFVLTKNCPPLTLMLETATDKTSFQIQSRNTVHASGNIIHAGGPAIIEQRTIDLNTVLKRCPSVIKSSDVYNTLNEVGFEYGPTFRQLGDVHYGQEFKEAVTCIRIPEDLLNHLYEYCLHPVVLDCFLQMSSVLPSASSTSRPGFPSAIGSMVISAPPHKDMFIYMRQTKDMSDYFEVCGCFTDKDGHVLIELKEVRINFLEKHAHISKSCFYHNQRIAIDTEGGYSTKIKALVFEDTLGIAKGLRSCLHPKSVFVPPPDLTETSGLEVPNVQSLLSTADPDLNEILFLWGIQSQNFKTQAILENLSDNCELYRQVVLSLRRFRHACSIRVITYRCAEGTVDDINPGFVFSGMTRACATELSDISFQLIDLSSASREDIAALAHVLNSNKSYECPEVFINKGKVYTSMITQTPISKVQRAEAESKPLRLQEFTLQTAEPYKVTGLSALPLDSSVGPIERRCIEVRLHKICVHSSDYFPVSSSELSFGRTMYWNKHTRHNQSLLALDFSGRVTAVGKDVSKLKVGDHVVCCYPAKASSKVVLPEAVCFKVKRLPFLKDVPCVSYFILIWEIMHCSIPKIKQPKRLCILSTVNDSALVKILKLIANKSGWIVEAELAQNAKKCNLLVILPPYDHSQLTEISRVSNLDSIVVVCDHRQPWCSSLDVIQNSETTCIQTLEMSKIFQKSRLKAHGALIQKWLKGMHLHKVWPSIQNSTFQRVSSENMSTQHSESYFNAKTLNLLTLGGDDYTSNMSVIPLLPRIKQMFSKGGVYVVSGGLSGLGFETVKFIAHRGGGSIVTLSRSTPSEKIREDISALQRRYGVRILNLQCDVSLSDQVTKAIAVIGQHFSSCPIRGVFHSAAVLHDGLLETLDRSLFHKVLQPKVCGAINLHHATLHSSTLDYFVCYSSISSFIGNAAQANYAAANSFLDTFCHYRRNVGLAGQSINWGPLRLGLLENKDHFQQFLETKGLITMSVSEIHEALEQCLIANNIQQVICKFNFRNLKNHVLSQNASLKFRLSALVEEGLKSEIFESFGVDVCSSVVDSVRRILTEICGVDADDIGDETALVTLGMDSMLAMTVQNRLFQETGMNIPLVAILDPNCTLSSLTGLIKQRNVEDSDVDVLL